Proteins encoded within one genomic window of Macaca fascicularis isolate 582-1 chromosome 16, T2T-MFA8v1.1:
- the CTC1 gene encoding CST complex subunit CTC1 isoform X7 has translation MAVGWAQVSSSVISPYGHEITLRDSSIQCTKQRTGHPRNGTTKEYWERKTKSVRVGTLMMLEQAWLEDAQVFIQKTLCPAVKQPHVQLTPLVIDCVKTVWLSQGRNQGSTLPLSYSFVSVQDLKTHQHLPCCSHLSWSSTAYQAWAQEAGPNGNPLPREQLLLLGTLTDLPGDLEQECRNGSLYVRDNTGVLSCELIDLDLSWLGHLFLFPHWSYLPPARWNSSGEGHLELWDAPVPVFPLTVSPGPLTPIPVLYPESASRLLRLRNKLRGVQRNLAGNLVRLSALVKSKQKAYFILSLGRSPPAVTHVSVIVQELELELEGPLLETDPKPLPMPSVSEDEKDPKGLVRYSRLLSYSGAVTGVLNEPAGVYELDGQLGLCLAYQQFRGLRRVMRPGVCLQLQDVHLLQSVGGGTRRPVLAPCLRGAVLLQSFSRQKPGTHSSRQAYGASLYEQLVWERQLGLPLYLWATKALEELACKLCPHVLRHHQFLQHSSPGSPGLGLQLLAPTLDLLAPPGSPVRNPHSEILEEPHHCPLQKYTRLQTPSSFPTLAALKEEGQRKAWASFDPKALLPLPEASHLSSCQLNRRLAWSWLCLLPSAFHPAQVLLGVLVASSHKGCLQLRDQSGSLPCLLLAKHSQPLSDPRLIGASPEVPKPTLSFCVLGSWLGGTQRKEGTGWGLPEPQGNDDKDQKVHLIFFGASVRWFEFLHPGQVYRLVAPGPPTPMLFEKDGSSCISRRPLELAACASCLTVQDNWTLELESSQDIQDVLDANKALPESSLTDLLSDNLTDSLVSFSAEILSRTLCEPLVASLWMKLGNTGAMRRCVKLTVALETAGCEFPPHLDVYIEDPHLPPSLGLLPGARVHFSQLEKRVSRSHNVYCCFRSSTYVQVLSFPPETTISVPLPYIYLAQLLQRGQSPFQATTSCHIVSVFSLQLFWVCAYCTSICPQGKCSRLGPTCPTQTSVSQATIRLLVEDGTAEAVVTCRNHHVAAALGLCPREWASLLEFVRVPGRVGLQFAGPGAQLESSARVDEPMTMFLWTLCTSPSVLRPIVLSFELERKPSKIVPLEPPRLQRFQCGELPFLTHVNPRLRLSCLSIRESEHSSSLGALASSC, from the exons ATGGCGGTTGGCTGGGCTCAGGTCTCTTCCTCT GTAATTTCACCTTATGGCCATGAGATCACTTTGAGAGACAGTAGTATTCAGTGCACCAAGCAAAGGACAGGCCATCCAAGAAACGGAACTACAAAAGAATactgggagaggaagacaaaAAGCGTGAGAGTCGGAACTTTGATGATGCTG GAACAAGCCTGGCTTGAGGATGCTCAGGTCTTCATCCAAAAGACCCTGTGTCCAGCTGTCAAGCAGCCTCATGTCCAGTTGACTCCATTGGTAATTGATTGTGTGAAGACTGTCTGGTTGTCCCAGGGAAGGAATCAAGGTTCTACGCTGCCCCTCAGCTATAG CTTCGTCTCAGTACAGGACCTCAAGACTCACCAGCATCTCCCATGCTGTAGCCATCTGTCCTGGAGCAGTACTGCATACCAGGCCTGGGCCCAAGAGGCTGGACCAAATGGGAACCCCCTGCCCCGAGAGCAGCTGTTGCTTTTAGGGACACTAACAGACCTACCAGGGGACTTGGAACAAGAGTGCAGGAACGGAAGCCTCTATGTGAGAGATAACACTGGCGTCCTGAGCTGTGAG CTCATCGACCTGGACCTTTCTTGGTTGGGTCATCTTTTTCTGTTCCCCCATTGGAGTTACCTCCCTCCTGCCAGGTGGAATTCCTCAGGGGAGGGGCACTTGGAGCTGTGGGATGCCCCTGTGCCAGTGTTTCCTTTGACCGTCAGTCCTGGCCCGCTCACTCCTATCCCTGTCCTCTACCCAGAGAGTGCTTCCCGCCTGCTCAGGCTCAG aAACAAGCTCAGAGGTGTGCAGCGAAACCTGGCTGGGAATCTGGTTCGACTGAGTGCTCTGGTGAAAAGTAAGCAGAAAGCTTACTTCATCCTGTCTCTTGGTAGATCACCCCCAGCTGTCACCCACGTGTCTGTCATCGTGCAG GAGCTGGAACTGGAGCTGGAAGGACCCCTCTTAGAGACTGATCCCAAACCACTCCCCATGCCCAGCGTTTCCGAGGACGAGAAGGATCCAAAAGGTCTTGTCCGGTATTCTAGACTCCTGTCCTATTCG GGAGCAGTGACTGGTGTGTTGAATGAGCCCGCTGGCGTCTATGAGCTGGATGGGCAGCTGGGGCTCTGCCTTGCCTACCAGCAGTTCCGTGGCCTCAGGCGGGTGATGCGACCAGGAGTGTGTCTGCAG CTCCAGGATGTTCACCTGCTCCAGTCAGTGGGTGGGGGGACAAGAAGGCCAGTGCTCGCCCCCTGCCTCCGTGGCGCCGTTCTGCTTCAAAGCTTCTCTCGTCAGAAGCCTGGGACTCACTCATCCCGTCAAGCCTACGGGGCCTCCCTGTATGAGCAGTTGGTGTGGGAACGTCAGTTAGGACTTCCCCTCTACCTGTGGGCTACCAAGGCCCTGGAGGAGCTGGCCTGCAA GCTGTGTCCCCATGTGCTGAGACACCACCAGTTCCTGCAGCATTCCTCTCCTGGGAGCCCCGGCCTGGGACTGCAACTCCTGGCTCCTACCCTGGATCTTCTAGCTCCGCCAGGCAGCCCTGTTCGGAATCCGCACAGTGAGATCCTTGAAGAGCCACATCACTGTCCCCTCCAGAAA TACACTCGGCTGCAgactccctcctccttccccactctGGCCGCCCTGAAAGAGGAAGGACAGCGTAAGGCCTGGGCCTCCTTTGACCCTAAGGCCCTTCTGCCCCTCCCGGAGGCCTCGCACCTGTCCAGCTGCCAACTCAATCGCCGCCTGGCTTGGTCCTGGCTCTGTCTgctgccctctgccttccacccaGCCCAG GTTTTACTTGGGGTTCTGGTAGCTTCATCTCATAAAGGTTGTCTGCAACTTCGGGACCAAAGTGGCTCCCTgccctgcctgctcctggccAAGCACTCTCAACCCCTCAGTGACCCACGGCTGATAG GAGCAAGTCCAGAGGTGCCCAAGCCCACCCTCAGTTTCTGTGTGTTGGGGAGCTGGCTTGGGGGCACCCAGAGGAAGGAGGGGACTGGATGGGGGCTGCCCGAGCCCCAGGGAAATGACGACAAGGATCAGAAG GTTCACCTCATTTTCTTTGGCGCTTCAGTCCGCTGGTTTGAGTTCTTGCACCCGGGGCAAGTGTACCGACTCGTAGCTCCTGGACCCCCT ACACCAATGTTGTTTGAGAAGGATGGTTCATCCTGCATATCTCGGCGTCCTCTGGAGTTGGCTGCCTGTGCATCCTGCCTCACTGTCCAGGACAACTGGACTCTGGAGCTTGAAAGCTCCCAGGATATCCAAGATGTGCTGGATGCAAACAAGGCACTGCCTGAATCCTCACTGACCGACCTGCTCAGTGACAA TCTCACAGATTCCTTGGTGTCTTTCTCCGCTGAGATTTTGTCACGGACACTGTGTGAACCCCTTGTGGCCTCTCTCTGGATGAAGCTGG GGAACACGGGGGCCATGAGAAGGTGTGTGAAGCTAACCGTCGCTCTTGAGACTGCTGGCTGTGAATTCCCCCCTCACCTGGATGTATATATCGAAGACCCCCACTTGCCTCCCTCACTAGGGCTCCTTCCAGGAGCCCGGGTCCACTTTAGCCAGCTGGAGAAAAGGGTTTCCAG ATCTCACAATGTTTATTGTTGTTTCCGGTCATCCACTTACGTGCAGGTCCTGAGTTTTCCCCCTGAGACCACCATCAG CGTTCCCCTGCCCTACATCTACCTGGCTCAACTTCTGCAGCGTGGTCAGTCCCCATTCCAGGCCACTACCTCTTGCCATATCGTCTCCGTCTTCAGCCTTCAGCTCTTCTGGGTGTGTGCTTATTGTACCAGCATCTGCCCCCAG GGAAAGTGCAGTCGGCTGGGCCCCACATGCCCTACACAGACATCTGTAAGCCAGGCCACCATCAG GCTCCTGGTGGAGGACGGGACTGCCGAAGCCGTGGTGACCTGTAGGAATCACCATGTAGCAGCAGCACTAGGGCTGTGTCCTAGAGAGTGGGCCTCCCTCCTGGAGTTCGTGCGAGTGCCGGGCAGAGTGGGCTTGCAGTTTGCAGGGCCTGGAGCCCAACTTGAG TCCTCAGCCAGGGTTGACGAGCCTATGACCATGTTCCTCTGGACACTTTGTACTAGCCCCTCCGTCCTCCGACCTATTGTGCTTTCTTTTGAGCTGGAAAGGAAACCGTCTAAGATCGTCCCATTAG AACCTCCTCGGCTACAGCGATTCCAGTGTGGAGAGCTCCCTTTCCTGACTCACGTGAACCCCAGGCTCCGATTGTCCTGCCTTTCCATCCGAGAGTCAGAGCACTCCAGCTCTCTGGGGGCCCTTGCTTCCTCCTGTTAA
- the CTC1 gene encoding CST complex subunit CTC1 isoform X10 produces MTSQSSRLLLLKPECVQELELELEGPLLETDPKPLPMPSVSEDEKDPKGLVRYSRLLSYSGAVTGVLNEPAGVYELDGQLGLCLAYQQFRGLRRVMRPGVCLQLQDVHLLQSVGGGTRRPVLAPCLRGAVLLQSFSRQKPGTHSSRQAYGASLYEQLVWERQLGLPLYLWATKALEELACKLCPHVLRHHQFLQHSSPGSPGLGLQLLAPTLDLLAPPGSPVRNPHSEILEEPHHCPLQKYTRLQTPSSFPTLAALKEEGQRKAWASFDPKALLPLPEASHLSSCQLNRRLAWSWLCLLPSAFHPAQVLLGVLVASSHKGCLQLRDQSGSLPCLLLAKHSQPLSDPRLIGASPEVPKPTLSFCVLGSWLGGTQRKEGTGWGLPEPQGNDDKDQKVHLIFFGASVRWFEFLHPGQVYRLVAPGPPTPMLFEKDGSSCISRRPLELAACASCLTVQDNWTLELESSQDIQDVLDANKALPESSLTDLLSDNLTDSLVSFSAEILSRTLCEPLVASLWMKLGNTGAMRRCVKLTVALETAGCEFPPHLDVYIEDPHLPPSLGLLPGARVHFSQLEKRVSRSHNVYCCFRSSTYVQVLSFPPETTISVPLPYIYLAQLLQRGQSPFQATTSCHIVSVFSLQLFWVCAYCTSICPQGKCSRLGPTCPTQTSVSQATIRLLVEDGTAEAVVTCRNHHVAAALGLCPREWASLLEFVRVPGRVGLQFAGPGAQLESSARVDEPMTMFLWTLCTSPSVLRPIVLSFELERKPSKIVPLEPPRLQRFQCGELPFLTHVNPRLRLSCLSIRESEHSSSLGALASSC; encoded by the exons ATGACCAGTCAGTCCTCCCGTTTGTTGCTGCTGAAACCAGAATGTGTGCAGGAGCTGGAACTGGAGCTGGAAGGACCCCTCTTAGAGACTGATCCCAAACCACTCCCCATGCCCAGCGTTTCCGAGGACGAGAAGGATCCAAAAGGTCTTGTCCGGTATTCTAGACTCCTGTCCTATTCG GGAGCAGTGACTGGTGTGTTGAATGAGCCCGCTGGCGTCTATGAGCTGGATGGGCAGCTGGGGCTCTGCCTTGCCTACCAGCAGTTCCGTGGCCTCAGGCGGGTGATGCGACCAGGAGTGTGTCTGCAG CTCCAGGATGTTCACCTGCTCCAGTCAGTGGGTGGGGGGACAAGAAGGCCAGTGCTCGCCCCCTGCCTCCGTGGCGCCGTTCTGCTTCAAAGCTTCTCTCGTCAGAAGCCTGGGACTCACTCATCCCGTCAAGCCTACGGGGCCTCCCTGTATGAGCAGTTGGTGTGGGAACGTCAGTTAGGACTTCCCCTCTACCTGTGGGCTACCAAGGCCCTGGAGGAGCTGGCCTGCAA GCTGTGTCCCCATGTGCTGAGACACCACCAGTTCCTGCAGCATTCCTCTCCTGGGAGCCCCGGCCTGGGACTGCAACTCCTGGCTCCTACCCTGGATCTTCTAGCTCCGCCAGGCAGCCCTGTTCGGAATCCGCACAGTGAGATCCTTGAAGAGCCACATCACTGTCCCCTCCAGAAA TACACTCGGCTGCAgactccctcctccttccccactctGGCCGCCCTGAAAGAGGAAGGACAGCGTAAGGCCTGGGCCTCCTTTGACCCTAAGGCCCTTCTGCCCCTCCCGGAGGCCTCGCACCTGTCCAGCTGCCAACTCAATCGCCGCCTGGCTTGGTCCTGGCTCTGTCTgctgccctctgccttccacccaGCCCAG GTTTTACTTGGGGTTCTGGTAGCTTCATCTCATAAAGGTTGTCTGCAACTTCGGGACCAAAGTGGCTCCCTgccctgcctgctcctggccAAGCACTCTCAACCCCTCAGTGACCCACGGCTGATAG GAGCAAGTCCAGAGGTGCCCAAGCCCACCCTCAGTTTCTGTGTGTTGGGGAGCTGGCTTGGGGGCACCCAGAGGAAGGAGGGGACTGGATGGGGGCTGCCCGAGCCCCAGGGAAATGACGACAAGGATCAGAAG GTTCACCTCATTTTCTTTGGCGCTTCAGTCCGCTGGTTTGAGTTCTTGCACCCGGGGCAAGTGTACCGACTCGTAGCTCCTGGACCCCCT ACACCAATGTTGTTTGAGAAGGATGGTTCATCCTGCATATCTCGGCGTCCTCTGGAGTTGGCTGCCTGTGCATCCTGCCTCACTGTCCAGGACAACTGGACTCTGGAGCTTGAAAGCTCCCAGGATATCCAAGATGTGCTGGATGCAAACAAGGCACTGCCTGAATCCTCACTGACCGACCTGCTCAGTGACAA TCTCACAGATTCCTTGGTGTCTTTCTCCGCTGAGATTTTGTCACGGACACTGTGTGAACCCCTTGTGGCCTCTCTCTGGATGAAGCTGG GGAACACGGGGGCCATGAGAAGGTGTGTGAAGCTAACCGTCGCTCTTGAGACTGCTGGCTGTGAATTCCCCCCTCACCTGGATGTATATATCGAAGACCCCCACTTGCCTCCCTCACTAGGGCTCCTTCCAGGAGCCCGGGTCCACTTTAGCCAGCTGGAGAAAAGGGTTTCCAG ATCTCACAATGTTTATTGTTGTTTCCGGTCATCCACTTACGTGCAGGTCCTGAGTTTTCCCCCTGAGACCACCATCAG CGTTCCCCTGCCCTACATCTACCTGGCTCAACTTCTGCAGCGTGGTCAGTCCCCATTCCAGGCCACTACCTCTTGCCATATCGTCTCCGTCTTCAGCCTTCAGCTCTTCTGGGTGTGTGCTTATTGTACCAGCATCTGCCCCCAG GGAAAGTGCAGTCGGCTGGGCCCCACATGCCCTACACAGACATCTGTAAGCCAGGCCACCATCAG GCTCCTGGTGGAGGACGGGACTGCCGAAGCCGTGGTGACCTGTAGGAATCACCATGTAGCAGCAGCACTAGGGCTGTGTCCTAGAGAGTGGGCCTCCCTCCTGGAGTTCGTGCGAGTGCCGGGCAGAGTGGGCTTGCAGTTTGCAGGGCCTGGAGCCCAACTTGAG TCCTCAGCCAGGGTTGACGAGCCTATGACCATGTTCCTCTGGACACTTTGTACTAGCCCCTCCGTCCTCCGACCTATTGTGCTTTCTTTTGAGCTGGAAAGGAAACCGTCTAAGATCGTCCCATTAG AACCTCCTCGGCTACAGCGATTCCAGTGTGGAGAGCTCCCTTTCCTGACTCACGTGAACCCCAGGCTCCGATTGTCCTGCCTTTCCATCCGAGAGTCAGAGCACTCCAGCTCTCTGGGGGCCCTTGCTTCCTCCTGTTAA
- the CTC1 gene encoding CST complex subunit CTC1 isoform X9 — protein MTSQSSRLLLLKPECVQELELELEGPLLETDPKPLPMPSVSEDEKDPKGLVRYSRLLSYSGAVTGVLNEPAGVYELDGQLGLCLAYQQFRGLRRVMRPGVCLQLQDVHLLQSVGGGTRRPVLAPCLRGAVLLQSFSRQKPGTHSSRQAYGASLYEQLVWERQLGLPLYLWATKALEELACKLCPHVLRHHQFLQHSSPGSPGLGLQLLAPTLDLLAPPGSPVRNPHSEILEEPHHCPLQKYTRLQTPSSFPTLAALKEEGQRKAWASFDPKALLPLPEASHLSSCQLNRRLAWSWLCLLPSAFHPAQVLLGVLVASSHKGCLQLRDQSGSLPCLLLAKHSQPLSDPRLIGCLVRAERFQLIIERDVRSSFPSWKELSVPGFIQKQQARVYVQFFLADALILPVPRPSLHSATPSIPQTDPTSPEGPHLGQSRLFLLCHKEALMKRNFCVSPGASPEVPKPTLSFCVLGSWLGGTQRKEGTGWGLPEPQGNDDKDQKVHLIFFGASVRWFEFLHPGQVYRLVAPGPPTPMLFEKDGSSCISRRPLELAACASCLTVQDNWTLELESSQDIQDVLDANKALPESSLTDLLSDNLTDSLVSFSAEILSRTLCEPLVASLWMKLGNTGAMRRCVKLTVALETAGCEFPPHLDVYIEDPHLPPSLGLLPGARVHFSQLEKRVSRSHNVYCCFRSSTYVQVLSFPPETTISVPLPYIYLAQLLQRGQSPFQATTSCHIVSVFSLQLFWVCAYCTSICPQGKCSRLGPTCPTQTSVSQATIRLLVEDGTAEAVVTCRNHHVAAALGLCPREWASLLEFVRVPGRVGLQFAGPGAQLESSARVDEPMTMFLWTLCTSPSVLRPIVLSFELERKPSKIVPLEPPRLQRFQCGELPFLTHVNPRLRLSCLSIRESEHSSSLGALASSC, from the exons ATGACCAGTCAGTCCTCCCGTTTGTTGCTGCTGAAACCAGAATGTGTGCAGGAGCTGGAACTGGAGCTGGAAGGACCCCTCTTAGAGACTGATCCCAAACCACTCCCCATGCCCAGCGTTTCCGAGGACGAGAAGGATCCAAAAGGTCTTGTCCGGTATTCTAGACTCCTGTCCTATTCG GGAGCAGTGACTGGTGTGTTGAATGAGCCCGCTGGCGTCTATGAGCTGGATGGGCAGCTGGGGCTCTGCCTTGCCTACCAGCAGTTCCGTGGCCTCAGGCGGGTGATGCGACCAGGAGTGTGTCTGCAG CTCCAGGATGTTCACCTGCTCCAGTCAGTGGGTGGGGGGACAAGAAGGCCAGTGCTCGCCCCCTGCCTCCGTGGCGCCGTTCTGCTTCAAAGCTTCTCTCGTCAGAAGCCTGGGACTCACTCATCCCGTCAAGCCTACGGGGCCTCCCTGTATGAGCAGTTGGTGTGGGAACGTCAGTTAGGACTTCCCCTCTACCTGTGGGCTACCAAGGCCCTGGAGGAGCTGGCCTGCAA GCTGTGTCCCCATGTGCTGAGACACCACCAGTTCCTGCAGCATTCCTCTCCTGGGAGCCCCGGCCTGGGACTGCAACTCCTGGCTCCTACCCTGGATCTTCTAGCTCCGCCAGGCAGCCCTGTTCGGAATCCGCACAGTGAGATCCTTGAAGAGCCACATCACTGTCCCCTCCAGAAA TACACTCGGCTGCAgactccctcctccttccccactctGGCCGCCCTGAAAGAGGAAGGACAGCGTAAGGCCTGGGCCTCCTTTGACCCTAAGGCCCTTCTGCCCCTCCCGGAGGCCTCGCACCTGTCCAGCTGCCAACTCAATCGCCGCCTGGCTTGGTCCTGGCTCTGTCTgctgccctctgccttccacccaGCCCAG GTTTTACTTGGGGTTCTGGTAGCTTCATCTCATAAAGGTTGTCTGCAACTTCGGGACCAAAGTGGCTCCCTgccctgcctgctcctggccAAGCACTCTCAACCCCTCAGTGACCCACGGCTGATAG GCTGCCTGGTGAGGGCAGAGAGGTTTCAGTTGATCATAGAGAGGGACGTGAGAAGCAGCTTCCCTTCCTGGAAGGAGCTGAGCGTGCCAGGCTTCATCCAGAAGCAGCAGGCCAG AGTCTATGTCCAGTTCTTTCTGGCTGATGCCCTGATCCTGCCTGTGCCCCGGCCCTCCCTTCATTCAGCAACACCCTCAATACCTCAGACAGATCCCACCAGCCCGGAGGGACCCCACCTAGGACAGAGCCGACTCTTCTTGCTCTGCCACAAGGAGGCCCTCATGAAGCGGAATTTTTGTGTCTCTCCAGGAGCAAGTCCAGAGGTGCCCAAGCCCACCCTCAGTTTCTGTGTGTTGGGGAGCTGGCTTGGGGGCACCCAGAGGAAGGAGGGGACTGGATGGGGGCTGCCCGAGCCCCAGGGAAATGACGACAAGGATCAGAAG GTTCACCTCATTTTCTTTGGCGCTTCAGTCCGCTGGTTTGAGTTCTTGCACCCGGGGCAAGTGTACCGACTCGTAGCTCCTGGACCCCCT ACACCAATGTTGTTTGAGAAGGATGGTTCATCCTGCATATCTCGGCGTCCTCTGGAGTTGGCTGCCTGTGCATCCTGCCTCACTGTCCAGGACAACTGGACTCTGGAGCTTGAAAGCTCCCAGGATATCCAAGATGTGCTGGATGCAAACAAGGCACTGCCTGAATCCTCACTGACCGACCTGCTCAGTGACAA TCTCACAGATTCCTTGGTGTCTTTCTCCGCTGAGATTTTGTCACGGACACTGTGTGAACCCCTTGTGGCCTCTCTCTGGATGAAGCTGG GGAACACGGGGGCCATGAGAAGGTGTGTGAAGCTAACCGTCGCTCTTGAGACTGCTGGCTGTGAATTCCCCCCTCACCTGGATGTATATATCGAAGACCCCCACTTGCCTCCCTCACTAGGGCTCCTTCCAGGAGCCCGGGTCCACTTTAGCCAGCTGGAGAAAAGGGTTTCCAG ATCTCACAATGTTTATTGTTGTTTCCGGTCATCCACTTACGTGCAGGTCCTGAGTTTTCCCCCTGAGACCACCATCAG CGTTCCCCTGCCCTACATCTACCTGGCTCAACTTCTGCAGCGTGGTCAGTCCCCATTCCAGGCCACTACCTCTTGCCATATCGTCTCCGTCTTCAGCCTTCAGCTCTTCTGGGTGTGTGCTTATTGTACCAGCATCTGCCCCCAG GGAAAGTGCAGTCGGCTGGGCCCCACATGCCCTACACAGACATCTGTAAGCCAGGCCACCATCAG GCTCCTGGTGGAGGACGGGACTGCCGAAGCCGTGGTGACCTGTAGGAATCACCATGTAGCAGCAGCACTAGGGCTGTGTCCTAGAGAGTGGGCCTCCCTCCTGGAGTTCGTGCGAGTGCCGGGCAGAGTGGGCTTGCAGTTTGCAGGGCCTGGAGCCCAACTTGAG TCCTCAGCCAGGGTTGACGAGCCTATGACCATGTTCCTCTGGACACTTTGTACTAGCCCCTCCGTCCTCCGACCTATTGTGCTTTCTTTTGAGCTGGAAAGGAAACCGTCTAAGATCGTCCCATTAG AACCTCCTCGGCTACAGCGATTCCAGTGTGGAGAGCTCCCTTTCCTGACTCACGTGAACCCCAGGCTCCGATTGTCCTGCCTTTCCATCCGAGAGTCAGAGCACTCCAGCTCTCTGGGGGCCCTTGCTTCCTCCTGTTAA